Proteins from a single region of Procambarus clarkii isolate CNS0578487 chromosome 32, FALCON_Pclarkii_2.0, whole genome shotgun sequence:
- the LOC138370450 gene encoding uncharacterized protein, translated as MVLGASSNPRGPGSLQQPSWSWEPPATLVVLGASSNPRGPGSLQQPSWSWEPPATLVVLGASSNTRGPGSLQQPSWSWEPPATLVVLGASSNTCGPGSLQQPSWSWEPPATLVVLGASSNPRGPGSLQQPLWSWEPPATLVVLGAFTIPHGPGSLQLPSWSWEPLASLVFLGASSSHHGPGSLQHPSWSWELPTATMVLGASSIPHGPGSLQHPSWSWEPPASLMVLGASNSHHGPGSLQHPSWSWEPPTATMVLGASSIPHGPGSLQEPSWCWEPPTATMVLGASSIPHGPGSIQQPLWSREPPGAIMVLGVGKLDSCKSFKFILFSIAT; from the coding sequence ATGGTCCTGGGAGCCTCCAGCAACCCTCGTGGTCCTGGGAGCCTCCAGCAACCCTCGTGGTCCTGGGAGCCTCCAGCAACCCTCGTGGTCCTGGGAGCCTCCAGCAACCCTCGTGGTCCTGGGAGCCTCCAGCAACCCTCGTGGTCCTGGGAGCCTCCAGCAACCCTCGTGGTCCTGGGAGCCTCCAGCAACACTCGTGGTCCTGGGAGCCTCCAGCAACCCTCGTGGTCCTGGGAGCCTCCAGCAACCCTCGTGGTCCTGGGAGCCTCCAGCAACACTTGTGGTCCTGGGAGCCTCCAGCAACCCTCGTGGTCCTGGGAGCCTCCAGCAACCCTCGTGGTCCTGGGAGCCTCCAGCAACCCTCGTGGTCCTGGGAGCCTCCAGCAACCCTTGTGGTCCTGGGAGCCTCCAGCAACCCTCGTGGTCCTGGGAGCTTTCACCATCCCTCATGGTCCTGGGAGCCTCCAGCTGCCATCATGGTCCTGGGAGCCTCTAGCATCCCTCGTGTTCCTGGGAGCCTCCAGCAGCCATCATGGTCCTGGGAGCCTCCAGCATCCCTCATGGTCCTGGGAGCTTCCAACAGCCACCATGGTCCTGGGAGCCTCCAGCATCCCTCATGGTCCTGGGAGCCTCCAGCATCCCTCATGGTCCTGGGAGCCTCCAGCATCCCTCATGGTCCTGGGAGCCTCCAACAGCCACCATGGTCCTGGGAGCCTCCAGCATCCCTCATGGTCCTGGGAGCCTCCAACAGCCACCATGGTCCTGGGAGCCTCCAGCATCCCTCATGGTCCTGGGAGCCTCCAGGAGCCATCATGGTGCTGGGAGCCTCCAACAGCCACCATGGTCCTGGGAGCCTCCAGCATCCCTCATGGTCCTGGGAGCATTCAGCAGCCATTATggtccagggagcctccaggagcTATCATGGTCCTGGGtgtgggaaaacttgactcatgtaaatcatttaaatttatattattttcgATAGCTACGTAG